Genomic DNA from Gossypium hirsutum isolate 1008001.06 chromosome A01, Gossypium_hirsutum_v2.1, whole genome shotgun sequence:
gggtttagggattaggagtttagggtttaaattaattagtgtttttaaatttatatgataaatattttcttatataattataaaagagatagtgttaattttaaaatattgaattaattatcattatagtttagggtttatggtttagggtatatagtTGAGGGTTTAAAGtgtatgagttactattttaagatttatggattatgggtttagggattatggtttatggtttaagggttgaggtttaaggtttaggggttaagggttaagtgttaggtttttagggtttaaagattatgtttatgatttagggtttaaggggtAGGGGTTAGGTGTTTAAGGCTtagattatttaatattttgtaatttatttattaaataatttattatataattgtaaaagagataatattaattttaatatattaaatttatgattaaagtttaaATTATGTAAGAGATAATTTCCCCCTTTTCCCTAATCCGAATCCTTAAAATAATCACCCATTTTTCCCCAATTCGAAATCCAAAATCTCCGGtaaatgtttctttttctaacaatggtttagtgtgcaattgtatacatgaactttaatttgatccaGTTCTtgtaaattaataacacaattattaatataacatcatttgatataacatcatttgatatttatatattgcatacataaatatttatatttatccaatataaaaatatattgatgtatttattttttaaaatgtgtatgattaaatcaaaattaaagtttcaactatacatttaaactacaattagaatttcacgtctacaattacacattaaaccaaaattcatatataattctgagatatatctctatcaaaatttaggtgtatacatataattaaatgccATTTATATAAAAATCCAAACAACTAATGCGGACCATATTTAAAAGAATAATGCTTATATTGCTGtgtcattttgttttttttaattcatcgatTCCATTATATTTCTCTTAaagtttctttttgtattttatatgttaatttaaaaattataaaaatattcaaaaaaaatttaaaatttaaaaattaaaaattaaaaaataaaagataaaaaacttaaatatttaatatttaatatttgatattttagtccatatttcagttaaaaagttcaatattcaaaatttaaaaaataaaatccaaaagaTAATAATCTCAGcacaaaaaatttgaaagaaaaaaatagaaaaaaaatatgttaaaaatgaaaaaaatttaaaattaagtaataGTGGCGTTTTACCACAAAAAATTAAGCTATAATGGCGTTTTTAGTGGAAACGccacaaaaaaaaaggaaatcaaaATCCCCAATTTTTGGTTACCCACTCATTAGTCCCTAAATCCCCCAAATAACTCTCAAAATTTGCCCCCAAATTTCCCATTTCCAGCAACACCAAGTCAATACACCTACACCAATCacacttctttttccttttcatttcactGCACTAAATTCACCCACCATAGCTACTCCTTTTCTCTCGATCTGTTAGGGTTTCTTTTAATTCTAGGCTTTCAAGGGAAGTGCAGTTTCCTTTTAATTTTACCGGTGATTTCTATGGTGACGAAAACCCTAAATGACGAGAAATCGGAGGAAGAGGAGGTGATAgataaagaaaatgaagaggGAAGTGAAAAGGTATGCTTTCTTTTCTGGGGTTAAGGATCTAGTTTCATTCAAGTAATTTTCTTTGTGTTatgattgtttttttaattttgatttgctTTTCAGGGTCGTGGTACTCAGCTTAAAGATATTCCCAATGGTATGCATCTGTTCTCTTGCTTATTTGTTTTCCCCCCTAAGGTTCTGCTgtatttttctttgaatttcatGGGATTGGATTGATTGTGATTCTATTTGTATTCAATTCTTTTCATGTAAGGTGTAGGTGCACGTTGTCCCTGCTCACATGTTTAGGAAAGTCATTAGTATCACCAAATCCCATTGCAAACTAGGGCTTACTGGTACTCTATTGTTTTTTGCTTTGATGCATCTCTAGCTCCCAGCTACCTCTTACATgtgaatatttaaaataaaatatctaaatccTTTTTTGTAGCCACACTTGTGAGAGACGATGAAAGAATTACAGATTTGAACTTCCTTATTGGCCCCAAATTATATTAAGCAAATTGGCTGGATCTAGTAAAAGGAGGGTTCATAGCAAATGTTCAGTGCGCTGAAGTCTGGTGCCCGACAACAAAGGAGTTTTTTgctaaatattttaataaagaaaattcCAAGAAGAAACAGGTTCAGTTATCTAAATAGTTCACCTTAATTTGTTGGTTCTTAACAAGTTTTGGTGTTAAATTTGACTGCACAGATTTGGAATTCAGTCATGctaattttgttttttcttttttaataacacTAGTAGCCAACAGTTAACCTTACCGTTCTTATACTTACACATCTAATGGTTGCCTCTTGCatttcaggcactttatgtgaTGAATCCTAATAAGTTCAGGGCATGTGAGTTTCTCATATGGTTCCATGAAGGAGAGCGTGGTGATAAGATAATTGTCTTTGCTGACAATCTTTTTGTACTGGTTGAGTATGCAATGAAGCTACGCAAGCCTATGATCTATGGTGCTACCAGGTTATTTGTGAACATCAATTGCTCTGTcctttttgtattatttttatattgttgtgTCAGTGTTCCCTTGTAATGTGCAGCCATCTTGGGAGGACTAAAATTCTCCAGGCATTCAAGACTAGTCGTGATGTGAACACTATTTTCCTCTCAAAGGTATTCATCAGCAGATTATGTTTTCTTTGAATATAGAAGATTAGTTAATAGAAAATACTGCCCTTTCACGCTTCCACCTCTCTTACTAGGGTATTTGGTTTCCTGTAACTAGGAGAAATATACAAAAGGTGAAACAAGGAAAGCTCTTTACTGCATAACTAGATAATGCCGTTGTGCAACTCGTAGAACTACAGTCTTTATATGTGACATGaatatattttttggttaaatcttttcaatttctaaCTTCATATGATCTTCCAgtgatgaaaattaaaaataatttgtaattgatatttttatttttatttccatatttttatgttacctttaaatttaaaaattaaaaaaacacaacctgaataaatttagaaaaagaaactATATacttaaatctaaaatattaaaatcttgaagttttttattttagctaaaattttattagctttttatataatttttacagtttcttttttttataaagtttggTCTTCTAAAAATCTTTCCTGTCTCAAACTCAACAGGTAGTCAATAAGCACTAAAACTGATTTTTCACTGTTCTCTTCTTCTATTTCAGGTATGTTAAGCTTctcttttaccctttttttaattttttgtaatctTTTGCTACTTTGGGTCTCCTGTAAtataaatttctttcttttctttcttttttttgcagCATTTTCAATAGCTACGTACCATGGTTATGAGTTCATATTTCAACTGGCAAACTGATGTGccaatgaatgaaaaaaaatagttgaaGTTGAGAGTGAGACTCAGCTTGCTGCTGCAGATGGTCTTGAATGCTACTGGAATGCATTTGAGCTGCCTTATACTTTTCCTGCTTCTTACCCTGACCCTCAAAACTACACTTCATTACTTCCATTATATTCCATTCCACCTGAAGTCATCCCATATGAAACTTTCACGATCCATTGGTGATATGGATATTGGGGAGTTCATTGTTCCTGTACCATACGTAAAGCAAGTAAAGGTTTGCCTTACTCTTTCATAATCTACTTGCATAATGTAATTTATATCTTTTAGTTTGCCTGTCCTGATAACTTGATTTAACTTGTGCACTTAATAGTATTGGATATCGATATTTTATTTGAAAGGGCcaactaaaattatatatttttatatttttgtttctagTATTTCTTCAAAATTGtgtatataaaagatatatacaaacaatatatcaattaaaaaataaaaatctcatgaAATGCATTAGTTTTAGCTATTCATAAATTTCAAATCTGTTATCAATTTATTCCTCATTATAAAATCTCAATAAGCAAAAGTATCTagttttaagttttgtaaaaagaaaattttttcatAAGCGGTTAAGATAAGCTAATTTATCTAGCACTAAACAGAGACATCAAAAAGAACATctgaattttgagaaaaaaatagaacttttaaGATATTCATATAAAGGcaagaatatatgtatatatatttgaaaaaaagctTCTTAACAAAAAAATTGGCTTTGTAAAGGCTGTTGGTAAGTGGTAGCTCAAATGATTAAGCAAGAATATTGAAAACAATCACAAAGATATTTAAAAGATTGAAATATATAAGAGAAGTTATTGTGAGAAACTAGGAAgtcaaatttttcttttcttatcgtTGTATGGTTATGAGTTTAATATATGTTGCAAGCTTACTAATCTTTTATTTGTAAATAAAGATCAGTGGATTCATGAATAGATTAACAACAATTGACATTTTTTCCTATATGCTGACACTCAAACTCTTTTGACATTTTTTCAAACCAGTACTCTCCAAGCTTTACCATTGATTCATGCTTGTTCATGAGTAATTGAGTATATAAACTTTCTTTAATTTACGAATTTTTGGTTCAAGTCTAATTTTCATTGTATATAAACATTATTTATATCTACTTTATTTTATATACTGGTCCTGTTCCATGGTCATCCTCTTTATTCATTATAGGTTCCTTACAAtctcatttaaatattttgatttgcttgtttgatttttgttataatttagattgatttgaattcaaaatttcggaaaccaaaatattttggtttgATGTGATTATTCCTTAAAACCAATCCAAACTAGTCCATACTCATCCATAGACTTAGTTGAAATCGTTGCTTAATTTTAATAggttaaaacacaataatttagcATTTGTgaattgtttctttattttttttattaatcattCATGATTACATTTATCTCTTTAGGAATTACTTGAGTTAGGGGAGAGTGTTGGAACACAAAGTCGGGGTCTCACCCAAGAACTTATTTCATTGCTACATGTTTCAAAATACAAGTGCAGCTTATTCTCAAGGAAGAAATCAAGGAAAGAGAGGTACTGCTTATGCTTCATCTTTGCCTCGTTAAAATGTGATTTACTTTTATCAGCTGCTGCTTTTGGTCTTCcacaattttaaattgaaatactcaacccttgttcatcttggcataagttttatatgttaattttttccCTTATGCCACTGTTTTAAGAGATTGGATATGTACTTGGCTGTAATGGAGTTCCTCGAACTTCCAAACCAGtaacatttctgaatttgtgatCATTAAGTCCATAGTAGAGCCATTAATTTCATATCTGTATCCTCATGGGTGCTATACTTGCACGTTGAAGTGCTTTTGCATTTGGAATTTTCTTTCTTAATCAGTTTTCTTTAAAAGGGTCTGCTTGAACTAGTGTTTTATCTAAAATTAGAAGACATTTTCTTGATTGTTATTAATTGTTTTCTTTTACCAACTAGCCTATTTTCTGCAGTTGTCTACGGCTGGTGGTAGGATGATTACCTCTACTGATGGTGTTTGGGATGCAGTTGTCTAATTTTGCCCAGCAGAATTAAGCTAATTTTATGCTTCATTCTaactatcattttttttctttatggatTTTCACTAGCGTTGATGATGCAAATTAATCATTATTCATTCCAATATATTTGAAGAAGAGAACATTTGTTCAGATAAAATATAGTATATATTCTCTGCTCCTAtctaatttatcatcaatttgccTTCTTAACGACTGTTATTTTACTAGAATCCCCACTGATTGAATCATACCTTTGAAACATGCGAGCTATAATTTACTGTGTAAGCTAATGGAGTTACCATAATATAGCTCTTTTATGTTTTGATTGGTGGCAAATGGAACAAGAAAAACCAACTACACTAGATTGCGGTCCAAGAACAATTTGCAGAAGGCACATAATGGCTGGCTCCTACCTCTACAAATGCATGTGGGAGGCATTGCAGCAGCGAATAAGAATGATATTGATCAACATGCAGTTGACACTATATGTGCTCTGAATCCGAATTCAGGTGTGAGTTTCAAATATTTTATGTGCAAAAAAGTATTAGAGTACATTATGTTTGTATGTTAGTTAAGCAGATTATAGATAGAACCTGCAGTAGGATCAACTAATTAGTTGATCAAAAACTACACCCAGTTTTGTAATAGTCTACTtgcatatttacatatatttaataataatctcgtgtcaactaattattctatttttatttaattgttttgttttcaaccttttatttttatttgagttgaaagaagaaaaacatgAATTGTAATTTTGACTTAAAAAAGAGAATATTCATTAGCagcttaatcaatttaaataatcaatgttga
This window encodes:
- the LOC107918206 gene encoding general transcription and DNA repair factor IIH helicase subunit XPB1-like, which codes for MKREVKRVVVLSLKIFPMALYVMNPNKFRACEFLIWFHEGERGDKIIVFADNLFVLVEYAMKLRKPMIYGATSHLGRTKILQAFKTSRDVNTIFLSKEKYTKGETRKALYCITR